A single genomic interval of Halorubrum aethiopicum harbors:
- a CDS encoding MFS transporter, producing the protein MVSTPSIAGSDSGIVRERPFQLLLLINVLPPLGTALLSPVLGSLVEPLGASAANVGLLMSAFTGPAVVVIPIAGVIADRYGRRPVLIFGLVWFGLTGTAIAFVSTFYAAIVLRLLQGIGFAALTPIIITSLGDLYTGTKEATAQGLRFSGSGLSQTIFPLIAGVLVGFAWQYPFLLYAIAFPIAAIVYLRFEEPMDEDAANGSDENLRAQLGDLRTLVAHRRAWTIVVARGTANLAWFGFLTYNSIVVVDVLGGTPAQAGILAALASLSYALAATQTGRISAAFEDRLYPLIAANVSIGVGLGLVFLATALPIAALGVVLMGVGFGLVLSIYRSIVTDLAPTALRGGLVSLSEGTGRASATLTPILMGGAIAVASARIEFVPAVRLVGVATGVVGAVVGIGCLVLMSRAPPIRMDA; encoded by the coding sequence GTGGTCTCGACGCCGTCGATAGCGGGGAGCGATTCGGGAATCGTCCGGGAGCGTCCCTTCCAGCTGTTGCTCCTCATCAACGTCCTCCCGCCGCTCGGGACCGCGCTCCTCTCGCCGGTGCTGGGTTCGCTCGTCGAGCCGCTCGGGGCGTCCGCGGCGAACGTCGGCCTGTTGATGTCGGCGTTCACCGGGCCGGCCGTGGTCGTCATCCCCATCGCCGGGGTGATAGCCGACCGGTACGGGAGACGCCCGGTCCTCATCTTCGGGCTGGTGTGGTTCGGGCTGACCGGGACGGCGATCGCGTTCGTCTCGACGTTCTACGCGGCGATCGTCCTCCGGCTCCTCCAGGGGATCGGCTTCGCCGCGCTCACGCCGATCATCATCACGAGCCTCGGCGACCTCTACACGGGGACGAAGGAGGCGACCGCACAGGGGCTCCGGTTCAGCGGATCGGGGCTCTCACAGACGATCTTTCCGCTCATCGCGGGCGTCCTCGTCGGGTTCGCGTGGCAGTACCCGTTCCTCCTGTACGCGATCGCGTTCCCGATCGCCGCGATCGTCTACCTCCGGTTCGAGGAGCCGATGGACGAGGATGCCGCCAACGGGTCGGACGAGAACCTCCGGGCGCAGCTCGGCGACCTCCGGACGCTCGTCGCACACCGGCGCGCGTGGACGATCGTCGTCGCCCGCGGGACCGCGAACCTGGCGTGGTTCGGCTTCCTCACCTACAACTCGATCGTCGTCGTCGACGTCCTCGGCGGCACGCCCGCACAGGCCGGGATCCTCGCCGCGCTCGCCAGCCTCTCGTACGCGCTGGCGGCGACCCAGACCGGGCGGATCTCCGCGGCCTTCGAGGACCGGCTCTACCCGCTGATCGCGGCGAACGTCTCGATAGGCGTCGGACTCGGGCTCGTCTTCCTCGCGACGGCGCTTCCGATCGCGGCCCTCGGAGTGGTGCTGATGGGGGTCGGCTTCGGCCTCGTGTTGTCGATCTACCGGAGCATCGTCACTGACCTCGCGCCGACCGCGCTTCGCGGCGGGCTCGTGAGCCTGAGCGAGGGGACCGGTCGCGCGAGCGCGACGCTGACGCCGATCCTCATGGGCGGGGCCATCGCGGTCGCGAGCGCGCGGATCGAGTTCGTCCCCGCGGTCAGGCTCGTGGGCGTCGCGACCGGCGTCGTCGGCGCGGTCGTCGGGATCGGCTGTCTGGTGTTGATGAGCCGAGCGCCGCCGATCCGGATGGACGCCTGA
- a CDS encoding D-2-hydroxyacid dehydrogenase: protein MNTDPTTTDIAVLDHDAHGIPAADYAEILQDRLPDHTVRLARTAEERRRYLAEATVVAGKWLSADELDAAENLRLFACNSAGVDHLPLEALADRGIAVTNASGVHGPNIAEHVLGWVLTFARRLDEGMRRQERREWRRFKSFTELAGSTVTVVGLGSIGEAVVERFGGFDVETIGVRHTPEKDSPTDEVVGYDGLQEALVRTDVLVVSCPLTETTEGLIGEAELDALPTDAIVVNVARGGVIDTPALVSALRSNVIHGAALDVTDPEPLPSDHDLWGFENVLLTPHVSGHTPKYWERRADILVENVERAVETGAYDDLRNRVA from the coding sequence ATGAACACGGACCCGACCACCACGGACATCGCGGTGCTCGACCACGACGCACACGGGATCCCTGCCGCCGACTACGCGGAGATCCTTCAGGACCGCCTCCCCGACCACACGGTCCGGCTCGCCCGGACCGCCGAGGAGCGACGACGGTACCTCGCGGAGGCGACAGTCGTCGCCGGGAAGTGGCTGAGCGCCGACGAGCTCGACGCCGCCGAGAACCTGCGGCTGTTCGCGTGTAACTCCGCGGGCGTCGACCACCTCCCGCTCGAGGCGCTCGCCGACCGGGGGATCGCCGTCACGAACGCCTCGGGCGTCCACGGCCCCAACATCGCCGAACACGTGCTCGGGTGGGTGCTCACCTTCGCCCGCCGGCTGGACGAGGGGATGCGACGACAGGAGCGTCGGGAGTGGCGGCGGTTCAAGTCGTTCACGGAGCTGGCTGGCAGCACCGTCACGGTCGTCGGGCTCGGCTCCATCGGCGAGGCGGTCGTCGAGCGCTTCGGCGGGTTCGACGTGGAGACGATCGGCGTCCGGCACACGCCGGAGAAGGATTCCCCGACCGACGAGGTGGTCGGCTACGACGGCCTCCAGGAGGCGCTGGTCCGGACCGACGTGCTCGTCGTCTCGTGTCCGCTCACCGAGACCACGGAGGGGCTGATCGGCGAGGCCGAACTCGACGCGCTCCCGACGGACGCGATCGTGGTCAACGTCGCCCGCGGCGGCGTCATCGACACGCCCGCGCTCGTCTCCGCGCTCCGGTCGAACGTGATCCACGGGGCGGCCCTCGACGTGACCGACCCCGAACCGCTCCCGAGCGACCACGATCTGTGGGGGTTCGAGAACGTCCTCCTCACCCCGCACGTCTCCGGACACACCCCGAAGTACTGGGAGCGCCGGGCCGACATCCTCGTCGAGAACGTCGAGCGAGCCGTCGAGACGGGCGCGTACGACGACCTCCGCAATCGGGTCGCTTGA
- a CDS encoding PAS domain S-box protein: protein MSEHVEQLVGILFRTLTEEGYTEAQTALLDTYQNNSNTDKEELTEDLFAEVVNGLDRHLETEEEIEVLTTAIEQLLNRFSSVVEAAPVAILAVDASGQIELWNDGAERIFGWSEPEVKQRSYPDVIADSPEDMAAHFARLQEGHQLTGIETLHRRKGGSVLNVRIWASPLQERDEGFEGATFVISDITEQKQREQRLAVLNRVLRHNIRNDVGIIQGHLDLLAESVDGDSEHIRAMEDRLSTIVELSDAARHIEKLRDKSEVELTTVDLKRVIRERVDRLQREFTNAEIRTAVPDSASVMAHELFPYALDNVLDNALEHNDAETPLVEVDVSTGGKSVRRRTTVSVADNGPGIPEFEREVLTSEKETQLNHSNGLGLWLTRWIVRNSDGTLTVEKSAWDGTRIVIQLPTRTR from the coding sequence ATGAGTGAGCACGTTGAACAACTCGTCGGTATCTTATTTCGTACTCTCACGGAGGAAGGCTATACGGAGGCTCAAACGGCTCTTCTGGACACATACCAGAACAACTCAAATACTGACAAAGAGGAACTCACGGAGGATCTCTTCGCCGAAGTGGTGAACGGCCTCGATCGTCATCTCGAAACTGAAGAAGAAATCGAGGTGCTGACAACAGCGATCGAGCAGCTCCTAAACCGATTCTCAAGTGTCGTTGAGGCGGCCCCCGTCGCGATTCTCGCCGTCGATGCGAGCGGACAGATCGAACTGTGGAACGACGGCGCCGAGAGAATATTCGGATGGAGTGAACCGGAGGTCAAGCAGCGGTCGTATCCGGACGTGATAGCGGACTCCCCCGAGGACATGGCGGCACACTTTGCTCGACTACAGGAAGGACACCAACTCACCGGTATCGAGACGCTACATCGTCGCAAAGGTGGGTCAGTTCTCAACGTGCGTATCTGGGCGTCCCCGCTTCAGGAACGTGATGAGGGATTCGAGGGAGCTACGTTTGTAATAAGCGACATTACTGAACAAAAACAACGCGAACAACGCCTTGCTGTTCTCAACCGGGTATTGCGGCACAACATCCGGAACGACGTCGGAATCATTCAAGGCCACCTCGATCTACTGGCCGAGAGTGTCGACGGAGACTCCGAGCATATCCGAGCGATGGAAGATCGACTCTCTACTATCGTTGAACTGAGCGACGCCGCGCGGCATATCGAGAAACTGCGGGATAAAAGTGAGGTGGAACTGACGACGGTCGATCTAAAACGTGTGATTAGAGAGCGCGTGGACCGACTTCAGAGAGAGTTTACGAACGCAGAGATCAGGACGGCAGTTCCGGACTCGGCGTCCGTCATGGCTCACGAACTATTCCCGTACGCGCTGGATAACGTTCTAGACAACGCGCTGGAACACAACGACGCAGAAACCCCGTTAGTAGAGGTCGACGTTTCTACCGGTGGAAAGTCCGTACGTCGACGGACGACTGTGAGCGTCGCCGACAATGGCCCCGGCATCCCCGAATTCGAACGGGAGGTACTAACGTCGGAGAAAGAGACGCAACTCAACCACAGTAACGGGTTGGGTCTGTGGTTAACGAGGTGGATCGTTCGAAATTCGGACGGAACTCTCACCGTGGAAAAAAGCGCGTGGGATGGTACTCGGATAGTGATCCAACTGCCAACGCGAACTCGCTAG